One stretch of Variovorax sp. 54 DNA includes these proteins:
- a CDS encoding type II toxin-antitoxin system VapC family toxin — protein sequence MTAFVMDASVTAAWLLPDQASEHTRKLYAAIRRDEVEPQAPNAWQWECANILANGVRSGRIPASAVEGLWSVLDAIRHRVELHDLAPAQHKAVLAVAIDAGVSLYDAGYLWLAKSLNLPLATFDEHLIQAAPQAGVKLFDISTL from the coding sequence ATGACCGCCTTCGTCATGGACGCCTCGGTCACCGCCGCCTGGCTGCTGCCCGACCAGGCCAGCGAGCACACCCGCAAGCTCTACGCCGCCATCCGCCGCGACGAGGTCGAGCCACAGGCGCCCAATGCCTGGCAATGGGAGTGCGCCAACATCCTCGCCAACGGCGTGCGCAGCGGCCGCATTCCGGCGTCGGCCGTCGAAGGCCTGTGGAGCGTGCTCGACGCCATCCGCCACCGCGTGGAGCTGCACGACCTCGCGCCGGCCCAGCACAAGGCCGTGCTCGCCGTGGCCATCGACGCGGGCGTCTCGCTCTACGATGCGGGCTATCTCTGGCTCGCCAAGTCGCTCAATCTTCCGCTCGCCACCTTCGACGAGCACCTCATCCAGGCGGCGCCGCAAGCGGGCGTCAAGCTGTTCGACATTTCAACGCTCTGA
- a CDS encoding type II toxin-antitoxin system Phd/YefM family antitoxin, translating into MQSIGIAEAKNNFSALIDSVEKGEEVRITRHGKEVVRMLPVRRKPVITDEQIARELGQIDALHATIQPGPTTRELLNQGRQP; encoded by the coding sequence ATGCAATCCATCGGTATCGCTGAAGCCAAGAACAACTTCTCGGCCCTGATCGACTCGGTCGAAAAGGGCGAGGAGGTTCGCATCACCCGCCACGGCAAGGAAGTCGTGCGCATGCTGCCGGTGCGCCGCAAGCCCGTCATCACCGACGAGCAGATCGCCCGCGAGCTCGGGCAGATCGACGCACTGCACGCCACCATCCAGCCCGGCCCCACGACCCGCGAGCTTCTGAACCAAGGACGTCAGCCATGA
- the guaA gene encoding glutamine-hydrolyzing GMP synthase, producing the protein MQHDKILILDFGSQVTQLIARRVREAHVLSEVHPCDVTDEWVREYAADGHLKGVILSGSHASVYEETTDKCPQAVFDLGIPVLGICYGMQTMAHQLGGKVEGGHKREFGFAAVRAHGHTALLKDIADFTTPEGHGMLNVWMSHGDKVTELPPGFKLMASTDSCPIAGMADEARRYYALQFHPEVTHTVQGKAIIDRFVLGICEAKPDWVMRDHIAEAVQKIREQVGDEEVILGLSGGVDSSVAAALIHRAIGDQLTCVFVDHGLLRLNEGDMVMEMFEGKLHAKVIRVDASDLFLGKLAGVSDPEAKRKIIGGEFVTVFKQEAAKLKAGDGGHKGATFLAQGTIYPDVIESGGAKSKKAVTIKSHHNVGGLPEQLGLKLLEPLRDLFKDEVRELGVALGLPPEMVYRHPFPGPGLGVRILGEVKKEYADLLRRADAIFIEELRNFKDETGKSWYDLTSQAFTVFLPVKSVGVMGDGRTYDYVVALRAVQTSDFMTADWAELPYALLKKVSGRIINEVRGINRVTYDVSSKPPATIEWE; encoded by the coding sequence ATGCAACACGACAAGATCCTCATCCTCGACTTCGGCTCGCAAGTCACCCAGCTCATCGCACGCCGCGTGCGCGAAGCCCACGTGCTCAGCGAAGTGCATCCCTGCGACGTCACCGACGAATGGGTGCGCGAGTACGCGGCCGACGGCCACCTCAAGGGCGTGATTCTTTCGGGCAGCCACGCCAGCGTGTACGAAGAGACCACCGACAAGTGCCCGCAAGCCGTGTTCGACCTCGGCATTCCGGTGCTCGGCATCTGCTACGGCATGCAGACCATGGCGCACCAGCTCGGCGGCAAGGTCGAGGGCGGCCACAAGCGCGAGTTCGGTTTCGCGGCCGTGCGCGCCCATGGCCACACCGCGCTGCTGAAGGACATCGCCGACTTCACCACGCCGGAAGGCCACGGCATGCTCAACGTGTGGATGAGCCACGGCGACAAGGTCACCGAGCTGCCGCCCGGCTTCAAGCTCATGGCCAGCACCGACAGCTGCCCCATCGCCGGCATGGCCGACGAGGCGCGCCGCTACTACGCGCTGCAGTTCCACCCGGAAGTCACGCACACCGTGCAGGGCAAGGCCATCATCGACCGCTTCGTGCTCGGCATCTGCGAAGCCAAGCCCGACTGGGTCATGCGCGACCACATCGCCGAAGCGGTGCAGAAGATCCGCGAGCAGGTGGGCGACGAAGAAGTCATCCTCGGCCTCTCGGGCGGTGTCGATTCGAGCGTGGCTGCCGCGCTCATCCACCGCGCCATCGGCGACCAGCTGACCTGCGTGTTCGTCGACCACGGCCTCTTGCGCCTGAACGAAGGCGACATGGTCATGGAGATGTTCGAAGGCAAGCTGCATGCGAAGGTGATTCGCGTCGATGCCAGCGACCTGTTCCTCGGCAAGCTCGCGGGCGTGAGCGACCCCGAAGCCAAGCGCAAGATCATCGGCGGCGAGTTCGTCACCGTGTTCAAGCAGGAAGCCGCCAAGCTCAAGGCAGGCGACGGCGGCCACAAGGGCGCCACCTTCCTCGCGCAAGGCACGATCTACCCCGACGTCATCGAGTCGGGAGGCGCCAAGAGCAAGAAGGCCGTCACCATCAAGAGCCACCACAACGTGGGCGGCCTGCCTGAGCAGCTCGGCCTCAAGCTGCTCGAGCCGCTGCGCGACCTGTTCAAGGACGAAGTGCGCGAACTCGGCGTGGCCCTCGGCCTGCCGCCCGAGATGGTGTACCGCCATCCGTTCCCCGGCCCCGGCCTGGGCGTGCGCATCCTGGGCGAAGTGAAGAAGGAGTACGCCGACCTGCTGCGCCGCGCCGACGCGATCTTCATCGAGGAACTGCGCAACTTCAAGGACGAAACCGGCAAGAGCTGGTACGACCTCACGAGCCAGGCCTTCACAGTGTTCCTGCCCGTGAAGAGCGTGGGCGTGATGGGCGACGGCCGCACCTACGACTACGTGGTCGCGCTGCGCGCCGTGCAGACCAGTGACTTCATGACCGCCGACTGGGCCGAGCTGCCGTACGCGCTGCTCAAGAAGGTGTCGGGCCGGATCATCAACGAAGTGCGCGGCATCAATCGCGTGACATACGACGTGTCGAGCAAGCCGCCGGCGACGATCGAATGGGAGTGA
- a CDS encoding DMT family transporter: protein MRKSLLALWAHPVWLLWVPPAFWAGNLVLGRALGPVFPPVSLAVGRWVVALAVLAPFVGAQAWRERALLARHWRLIAACGAFGIAGYNALGYLALQTVPATSVAFLNSTLPLMVPLAAVVLGVERITWKALVGIGISFLGVTWIVARGELAHLLALRLGGGELLVLLAVANYAVYSVLLRRKPAAISPLVFLAATMAAGLVVLMPFWVVELARGARIPTDAASVGAVLYIGLFASLFAFILWSRCVATLGATVTGVSFHLVALFTALLAFLVLGEPVRGFHIAGIALILLGFFVTTLQPARRAKVAV from the coding sequence ATGCGCAAATCGCTGCTGGCGCTCTGGGCGCATCCGGTGTGGCTGCTCTGGGTGCCGCCGGCCTTCTGGGCGGGCAACCTCGTGCTGGGGCGCGCGCTCGGGCCGGTCTTTCCGCCCGTGTCTCTGGCGGTGGGGCGTTGGGTCGTGGCGCTGGCGGTGCTGGCGCCGTTCGTCGGGGCGCAGGCATGGCGCGAGCGCGCGCTGCTCGCGCGGCACTGGCGGCTGATCGCGGCCTGCGGCGCCTTCGGCATCGCCGGCTACAACGCGCTCGGCTACCTCGCCTTGCAGACGGTGCCTGCCACCAGCGTCGCGTTTCTCAACTCGACGCTGCCGCTCATGGTGCCACTTGCCGCGGTGGTGCTCGGTGTCGAACGCATCACCTGGAAAGCCTTGGTCGGCATCGGCATCTCGTTCCTTGGCGTGACCTGGATCGTGGCGCGCGGCGAGCTGGCCCATCTGCTGGCGCTGCGGCTGGGCGGCGGGGAGCTGCTGGTGCTGCTGGCTGTGGCCAACTACGCCGTGTACTCGGTGCTCCTGCGGCGCAAGCCGGCCGCGATCAGTCCACTGGTGTTCCTGGCCGCGACCATGGCCGCTGGGCTGGTGGTGTTGATGCCGTTCTGGGTGGTCGAGCTGGCTCGCGGCGCGCGCATTCCGACCGATGCGGCCTCGGTGGGCGCGGTGCTCTACATCGGTCTCTTCGCGTCGCTGTTCGCCTTCATCCTGTGGAGCCGCTGCGTCGCGACCTTGGGGGCGACGGTGACGGGCGTGTCGTTCCATCTCGTCGCGCTGTTCACTGCGTTGCTGGCTTTTCTCGTGCTGGGGGAGCCCGTGCGCGGCTTCCATATCGCGGGCATCGCGCTGATCCTGCTCGGCTTCTTCGTCACGACCTTGCAGCCGGCGAGGCGCGCGAAGGTCGCGGTCTGA
- a CDS encoding alanyl-tRNA editing protein yields the protein MTRLFCQEHSDILRLDAQVLQSRPGAVRLSQHPFYPGGGGQLPDRGIVRWQGGDVPVTGFSEEGGLVWIQLADRIEITGDVQTEVDPVFRQRMRELHTDLHVLNALVFRDFDGALVTGVQMNDDGTARIDFDLPGADNDRLRALEPELNDVIAQDLAVETSYVSVTAAHGEQGLLRSRSVAPPPSAEGLVRIVEIAGLDRQACGGTHLASTGASRPVRILKIENKGRSNRRVRIGLQGL from the coding sequence ATGACACGACTCTTCTGCCAGGAACATTCCGACATCCTTCGGCTGGACGCCCAGGTCCTCCAATCGCGGCCCGGCGCCGTGCGGCTGTCGCAGCATCCCTTCTATCCCGGCGGCGGCGGGCAGTTGCCGGACCGCGGCATCGTCCGCTGGCAGGGCGGGGACGTGCCCGTCACCGGCTTTTCCGAAGAGGGCGGCCTTGTCTGGATACAGCTCGCCGATCGCATCGAGATCACGGGCGACGTCCAGACCGAGGTCGATCCGGTCTTCCGGCAACGCATGCGCGAACTGCACACCGACCTGCACGTACTCAACGCGCTCGTCTTCCGTGACTTCGACGGCGCGCTGGTCACCGGCGTGCAGATGAACGACGACGGCACCGCGCGCATCGACTTCGATCTGCCCGGTGCCGACAACGACCGCCTGCGGGCACTCGAGCCCGAACTGAACGACGTGATCGCGCAGGACCTTGCAGTCGAGACAAGCTACGTGTCGGTCACCGCCGCCCACGGCGAGCAGGGGCTGTTGCGTTCCCGCTCGGTGGCGCCGCCGCCGTCGGCCGAAGGTCTGGTCCGCATCGTCGAGATCGCCGGGCTCGACCGACAGGCCTGCGGCGGCACGCACCTCGCGTCCACGGGCGCCTCGCGCCCGGTGCGGATTCTCAAGATCGAGAACAAGGGCCGTTCCAACCGCCGCGTGCGCATCGGGCTGCAGGGGCTGTGA
- a CDS encoding helix-turn-helix transcriptional regulator, translating into MARSDPRNTSRYWHAPGVPGMDMLHADFTTHDYAPHVHDSLVVAVTEVGGSEFRSRGRTDVAHTQALLVFNPGEPHSGRMAGSPRWRYRSFYLAGQGVQGVLTSLGIDQPQHFTSNVFREPDLIARFLALHRALDGEPDPLLHQELLVRSFGALFAAHGQAGPRVPHAPSDARVLAPVLDLMREGHAERLTLEQMGQVADLTTFQLIGAFHRTLGLTPHTYLTQLRLRAALRQLDAGQSVAEAALTSGFYDQSALNKHFKRTFGMTPLQYVRARVN; encoded by the coding sequence TTGGCCCGCTCCGATCCTCGCAACACCTCGCGGTATTGGCACGCACCTGGCGTGCCGGGCATGGACATGCTCCATGCCGACTTCACGACGCACGACTACGCCCCGCACGTGCACGATTCCCTCGTGGTCGCCGTCACCGAAGTGGGCGGCTCGGAGTTCAGGAGCCGTGGCCGCACCGATGTGGCCCACACGCAGGCACTGCTGGTCTTCAACCCCGGCGAGCCGCACTCGGGCCGCATGGCCGGCAGTCCGCGCTGGCGCTACCGGTCGTTCTACCTGGCCGGGCAGGGCGTCCAGGGCGTGCTGACGTCGCTGGGCATCGACCAGCCGCAGCACTTCACATCGAACGTCTTTCGCGAGCCCGACCTCATCGCCCGCTTCCTGGCGCTGCACCGCGCGCTCGACGGGGAGCCTGATCCGCTGCTGCACCAGGAGCTGCTCGTGCGCAGCTTCGGTGCGCTGTTCGCCGCGCACGGACAGGCCGGGCCCCGCGTGCCGCACGCGCCCTCGGATGCGCGCGTGCTCGCGCCCGTGCTCGATCTGATGCGCGAGGGCCATGCCGAGCGCCTGACGCTCGAGCAGATGGGGCAGGTGGCCGACCTGACGACCTTCCAGTTGATCGGCGCCTTCCACCGGACGCTCGGGCTGACGCCGCACACCTACCTGACCCAGTTGCGCCTGCGGGCCGCACTGCGGCAGCTCGATGCAGGCCAGTCCGTGGCCGAGGCCGCGCTCACGTCGGGCTTCTACGACCAGAGTGCGCTGAACAAGCACTTCAAGCGCACCTTCGGCATGACGCCGCTGCAGTACGTGCGCGCACGGGTGAACTGA